In a single window of the Polyangiaceae bacterium genome:
- a CDS encoding PEGA domain-containing protein, which yields MNGRSRRIGIVTLLLVLANSWVAPSFADEPPPAPASPQAAPPEAPDSAVVTRAKERKLEGDRAMDSLRYADALTAYNEAYALHPEPALLYNLGRTLEALDRLPEALEKLELFQSAAPPELLAKVPGLQNRIANIKKRTSQLTIKVNVEGARILVREAVAGKSPLDKPLMLKAGKASVLIEAEGYYPYQANVDLPGGGGYVLDAQLSSKEKVGRLIVRAPKSNVSVSLDGRALGQAPVETLADAGTHNIVARHPDHSDYATSVIVKAGEERLVMVTLGDPPVYKRWWFWTAMGAVVVGGTAATIVGLSERSPDKGDIAPYQLTPSFYAVSPVIEF from the coding sequence ATGAACGGACGTTCTCGACGCATTGGAATCGTTACCCTGCTCTTGGTCCTGGCCAATTCGTGGGTTGCGCCGAGTTTCGCTGACGAGCCGCCGCCGGCCCCAGCGTCGCCGCAGGCCGCGCCGCCCGAGGCGCCGGATTCGGCCGTCGTCACGCGAGCCAAGGAACGCAAGCTCGAAGGCGATCGCGCGATGGATTCATTGCGGTATGCCGATGCGCTCACGGCGTACAACGAAGCTTATGCGCTGCATCCTGAACCCGCATTGCTGTACAACCTCGGGCGCACGCTCGAAGCGCTCGATAGGCTCCCCGAAGCGCTCGAAAAGCTGGAACTGTTTCAATCTGCGGCACCTCCCGAGCTATTGGCCAAGGTTCCGGGGCTCCAGAATCGCATTGCGAACATCAAGAAACGCACGTCCCAGCTCACGATCAAGGTGAACGTCGAAGGCGCGCGTATTCTGGTGCGTGAAGCCGTCGCGGGAAAGTCGCCCCTCGACAAACCATTGATGCTCAAAGCGGGCAAAGCAAGCGTGCTCATCGAGGCCGAGGGGTATTATCCATACCAAGCGAATGTCGATTTGCCCGGCGGTGGTGGATACGTGCTCGACGCGCAGCTTTCGAGCAAAGAAAAAGTGGGGCGTTTGATCGTTCGAGCACCAAAGAGCAACGTCTCCGTATCGCTCGATGGACGCGCATTGGGGCAAGCGCCTGTCGAAACATTGGCGGATGCCGGGACGCACAACATCGTCGCGCGTCATCCCGACCATAGCGATTACGCAACGAGCGTCATCGTCAAGGCCGGCGAAGAACGATTGGTCATGGTGACTTTGGGCGATCCACCCGTCTACAAACGGTGGTGGTTTTGGACTGCAATGGGTGCCGTCGTCGTCGGAGGCACAGCGGCGACCATTGTAGGGCTCTCGGAGCGATCGCCCGACAAGGGCGACATCGCACCGTATCAACTCACGCCGTCGTTTTACGCGGTATCGCCCGTGATCGAGTTCTGA
- a CDS encoding AMP-binding protein — protein sequence MFVPLTLADFLHRAEFVCGDREAIVDEPHQPGGSFGRITYGAFAEMSRSLAAALDDLGVPENARVAIISPNSTRFLVSLFGVSAFGRILVPVNFRLNADEIRYILEHSGSTVALVDPDLESVIREIPIKHHIVFGAESDANLFLRKGAKPKYAVDDEMRTVSINYTSGTTARPKGVKLSHRSCWLNAVTFALHVGVSERDVYLHTLPTFHANGWGMPYALTALGARQVVLRKVDGAEILRRIEAEKVTLFCSAPAVVAAVLDAAAALRAAGKPIPGAGRMRIVVAGAPPPMKTIERVQTELGWEFIQIYGLTETSPLLTVNRAQTEWDGLDSSAKAEKLGRAGVPAVGVRMDVSPGGEILARSNHVFDGYYDQPEETAKAIVDGWFHTGDGGHLEGPYTVITDRKKDVIISGGENVSSIEVEDCLYQHPAVAEAAVIGIPHEKWGETVMAFVVARATHSLGPHDVIEHCRSKLAHYKCPTVVEIVASLPRTATGKLQKFKLREPYWAGRTRQVS from the coding sequence ATGTTCGTGCCCCTCACGTTAGCCGATTTTCTCCACCGTGCAGAATTCGTTTGTGGCGATCGCGAAGCGATCGTCGATGAGCCGCATCAGCCTGGAGGGAGTTTCGGACGAATCACGTACGGTGCATTCGCGGAGATGTCGCGCAGCTTGGCCGCGGCGCTGGACGATCTCGGCGTGCCCGAAAATGCCCGCGTAGCGATCATTTCGCCGAATTCGACTCGTTTTCTCGTGTCACTCTTCGGCGTGAGCGCTTTTGGCCGCATCCTCGTGCCCGTCAATTTTCGCCTGAACGCGGACGAAATTCGTTACATTCTGGAACATTCGGGCTCGACCGTGGCGCTCGTCGATCCGGACCTCGAATCCGTCATACGCGAAATCCCAATCAAACACCACATCGTATTCGGTGCCGAATCGGATGCGAATCTGTTTTTGCGCAAAGGTGCAAAACCAAAATACGCGGTCGATGATGAAATGCGCACGGTTTCCATCAATTATACATCGGGGACCACGGCGCGGCCCAAAGGCGTAAAGCTTTCGCATCGCAGTTGCTGGCTCAATGCAGTCACGTTTGCGCTTCATGTTGGCGTATCGGAGCGCGACGTGTATTTGCACACGCTTCCGACGTTTCACGCCAATGGTTGGGGCATGCCGTATGCGCTCACGGCGCTCGGTGCTCGGCAGGTGGTTTTGCGCAAAGTCGACGGAGCGGAGATTCTGCGGCGCATCGAAGCGGAAAAGGTAACGCTTTTTTGCTCGGCGCCGGCCGTCGTGGCAGCGGTGCTCGATGCTGCGGCGGCATTACGTGCTGCGGGAAAGCCCATTCCGGGAGCGGGCCGGATGCGCATCGTCGTCGCGGGCGCTCCGCCGCCCATGAAAACCATCGAACGGGTGCAAACCGAGCTTGGGTGGGAATTCATTCAAATTTATGGTTTGACGGAGACATCGCCGCTGCTCACGGTGAATCGAGCGCAAACGGAATGGGATGGCCTCGATTCGAGCGCCAAGGCCGAAAAGCTCGGGCGCGCGGGCGTGCCTGCCGTGGGTGTACGAATGGATGTCAGTCCTGGGGGCGAAATACTGGCGCGATCGAATCACGTCTTCGATGGTTATTACGATCAGCCCGAAGAAACGGCGAAAGCCATCGTCGACGGCTGGTTTCACACGGGTGATGGCGGGCATCTCGAGGGCCCTTATACAGTGATCACCGATCGCAAAAAGGACGTCATCATTTCTGGCGGGGAAAACGTTTCTTCGATTGAGGTCGAGGATTGTTTGTACCAGCATCCCGCGGTGGCCGAAGCTGCGGTGATTGGCATTCCGCATGAAAAATGGGGCGAGACGGTGATGGCGTTCGTGGTTGCGCGCGCGACGCATTCGCTCGGGCCGCACGACGTCATCGAACATTGTCGGAGCAAGCTTGCGCATTACAAGTGCCCGACGGTCGTGGAGATCGTGGCGAGTTTGCCGCGCACGGCCACGGGAAAATTGCAGAAGTTCAAGCTGCGGGAACCGTATTGGGCGGGAAGAACGCGCCAGGTGAGCTAG
- a CDS encoding serine/threonine protein kinase — protein MNDSPVNTSGGVPTPGTILAGKYEVLGVLGQGGMGVVLQARNQRTEQSVAIKLLLPEARNMPDIVARFEREARAAARIQGPHVVRVYDVDNLPDGSPMMVMELLQGWDLGQELVARGPLPYPEAVEFILQACEAIGQAHQMGVIHRDIKPSNLYLCQEGTRRVLKVLDFGISKLIDPTNQTNQTQTATTFGTPQYMSPEQVRSAKHVDGRSDIWALGVVLFELLSGRAPFGADTSTATLAAIIADTPEDLRNIRADVPPKLAAAVKKALEKRPEDRFQDIGAFVSAISPFSSKNVSAATLAQVATPVLRTGSHNPTMRLAVISAAVATGIVAIGLALLAAKVRSPDPAPPQSALPIAADSSQPTITVTPAAALSTPLPSAAPAPAPSAEVAPPNTPKPTAPAVKTAPSPEIPSKPPVKTADKPPPPPPAPAPKPTEDPAHL, from the coding sequence GTGAACGATTCCCCGGTGAATACCTCCGGAGGCGTGCCTACTCCGGGAACCATTCTCGCTGGCAAGTACGAGGTTCTCGGCGTGCTTGGTCAAGGCGGGATGGGTGTCGTGCTTCAGGCGCGCAATCAGCGCACGGAACAATCGGTCGCCATCAAGCTATTGCTGCCCGAAGCGCGAAACATGCCCGACATCGTGGCGCGATTCGAGCGCGAAGCACGCGCGGCCGCTCGCATTCAAGGGCCCCACGTCGTGCGCGTGTACGACGTCGATAACCTTCCGGATGGTAGCCCCATGATGGTCATGGAGCTGCTTCAAGGCTGGGATCTCGGGCAAGAGCTCGTGGCGCGAGGCCCATTGCCCTATCCCGAAGCCGTCGAATTCATTCTCCAAGCGTGCGAAGCGATTGGGCAAGCGCATCAAATGGGGGTCATACATCGGGACATCAAGCCGAGCAATTTGTATTTGTGCCAAGAAGGCACTCGGCGCGTCCTCAAAGTGCTCGATTTCGGGATATCGAAGCTCATCGACCCCACCAATCAAACCAATCAAACACAAACGGCGACGACGTTTGGAACGCCTCAATACATGTCGCCCGAGCAGGTTCGTTCTGCCAAACATGTCGACGGTCGTTCCGACATCTGGGCATTGGGGGTCGTACTGTTCGAGCTCTTGAGTGGCCGCGCGCCTTTTGGAGCGGACACGTCGACGGCAACGCTTGCGGCGATCATCGCCGACACGCCCGAGGATTTGCGTAACATTCGCGCCGACGTGCCGCCGAAGCTCGCGGCAGCCGTCAAGAAAGCGCTCGAAAAGCGCCCCGAGGATCGATTTCAGGACATTGGTGCGTTCGTCTCTGCCATTTCTCCATTCAGCTCGAAAAACGTTTCTGCCGCGACGCTCGCGCAGGTCGCGACGCCTGTCCTTCGCACGGGGAGCCATAACCCGACGATGCGCCTGGCCGTGATCTCCGCCGCCGTGGCCACAGGGATCGTCGCAATCGGGCTTGCTCTCTTGGCGGCCAAGGTTCGCTCGCCGGATCCAGCGCCGCCGCAGTCTGCACTACCGATAGCGGCGGATTCTTCGCAGCCAACCATTACGGTCACGCCCGCCGCGGCGTTATCGACACCATTGCCCTCGGCCGCGCCAGCGCCCGCTCCAAGCGCCGAAGTGGCCCCACCGAATACGCCGAAACCTACCGCGCCCGCCGTGAAGACCGCGCCGTCTCCCGAAATTCCGAGCAAACCTCCAGTGAAAACGGCTGACAAACCACCGCCTCCTCCGCCGGCGCCTGCACCAAAACCGACCGAGGATCCGGCCCATCTCTGA